A genomic region of Camelus ferus isolate YT-003-E chromosome 11, BCGSAC_Cfer_1.0, whole genome shotgun sequence contains the following coding sequences:
- the DYDC2 gene encoding DPY30 domain-containing protein 2, producing the protein METEYLKRCFGNCLAQALAEVAKIQPSDPIEYLAHWLYHYRKTAKAKEKERQEKIQLQQEYDNSLKETKMAEMLKQEEYEIQQKYERCHQENPPPSSCD; encoded by the exons ATGGAAACTGAATACCTGAAGAGGTGTTTTGGGAATTGCCTGGCCCAGGCGCTGGCAGAGGTGGCAAAGATTCAGCCCAGTGACCCCATCGAGTACCTGGCTCACTGGCTTTATCATTACAGGAAAACAGCGAAAGCGAAAGAAAAG GAAAGGCAAGAGAAGATCCAGCTGCAGCAAGAATATGATAATAGCCTCAAAGAAACCAAAATGGCAGAAATGCTGAAGCAGGAAGAGTATGAGATTCAGCAGAAGTATGAAAGGTGTCACCAG
- the DYDC1 gene encoding DPY30 domain-containing protein 1 isoform X3, whose amino-acid sequence MESAYLQKNLGTCLTLGLAEVARMRPVDPIEYLALWIYKYKENLTMEQLRQEEMAQLERERELALMEQEIMEKLKAEELLFQQQQLAFQLELETQEKERQKIEELQRVQQELEKMRMSSENTVRGEDTSNGEDVADSGRTLAEISDRYGAPNLSRVEELDEPMLSDVALNIDQDL is encoded by the exons ATGGAGTCGGCGTATCTTCAAAAGAATCTTGGGACATGTCTAACTCTGGGTCTTGCAGAAGTGGCAAGGATGCGCCCAGTGGATCCAATAGAATACTTAGCATTGTGGATATACAAGTATAAGGAAAACTTGACCATGGAACAACTG AGACAAGAGGAAATGGCCCAGTTGGAGCGTGAAAGAGAACTAGCTTTGATGGAGCAGGAAATTATGGAGAAGCTTAAAGCAGAGGAGCTCCTGTTTCAGCAG CAACAGCTGGCATTCCAGCTGGAGTTGGAAAcgcaagaaaaagagagacagaaaatagaagaacTGCAGAGAGTGCAACAAGAGTTGGAGAAG ATGAGAATGAGCTCGGAAAATACAGTGAGGGGCGAAGATACTTCAAATGGAGAG GATGTAGCCGACTCAGGCAGAACGCTAGCTGAGATTAGTGATCGATATGGCGCACCTAACTTGAGCAGAGTGGAAGAACTCGATGAGCCGATGCTGTCTGAT gttgCATTAAACATTGATCAAGATTTGTAG
- the DYDC1 gene encoding DPY30 domain-containing protein 1 isoform X2, with protein sequence MESAYLQKNLGTCLTLGLAEVARMRPVDPIEYLALWIYKYKENLTMEQLRQEEMAQLERERELALMEQEIMEKLKAEELLFQQQQLAFQLELETQEKERQKIEELQRVQQELEKMRMSSENTVRGEDTSNGEDVADSGRTLAEISDRYGAPNLSRVEELDEPMLSDRNEVSEGCCSELFSRVLEPAFLPSCVRHILTSECIWVC encoded by the exons ATGGAGTCGGCGTATCTTCAAAAGAATCTTGGGACATGTCTAACTCTGGGTCTTGCAGAAGTGGCAAGGATGCGCCCAGTGGATCCAATAGAATACTTAGCATTGTGGATATACAAGTATAAGGAAAACTTGACCATGGAACAACTG AGACAAGAGGAAATGGCCCAGTTGGAGCGTGAAAGAGAACTAGCTTTGATGGAGCAGGAAATTATGGAGAAGCTTAAAGCAGAGGAGCTCCTGTTTCAGCAG CAACAGCTGGCATTCCAGCTGGAGTTGGAAAcgcaagaaaaagagagacagaaaatagaagaacTGCAGAGAGTGCAACAAGAGTTGGAGAAG ATGAGAATGAGCTCGGAAAATACAGTGAGGGGCGAAGATACTTCAAATGGAGAG GATGTAGCCGACTCAGGCAGAACGCTAGCTGAGATTAGTGATCGATATGGCGCACCTAACTTGAGCAGAGTGGAAGAACTCGATGAGCCGATGCTGTCTGAT AGAAATGAAGTTTCAGAAGGCTGCTGTTCAGAGCTGTTCTCTCGTGTGTTGGAGCCGGCCTTCCTGCCCAGTTGTGTTCGACATATTTTAACTTCTGAGTGTATTTGGGTCTGCTGA